A genomic stretch from Plasmodium cynomolgi strain B DNA, chromosome 8, whole genome shotgun sequence includes:
- a CDS encoding T-complex protein 1 epsilon subunit (putative) translates to MNIAIDEYGQPFVILKEEEKKRIKGIEAHKSNILAAKVVADILKSSIGPRGMDKIIVSEDNNVTVTNDGATILEKIDIQHECAKLLVELSKSQDNEIGDGTTGVVIIAGVLLEEAYTLIDKGIHPLRIADGFENACSIALKAIEEIAITVDIEKNNNEMLKKLASTSLSSKIVSSKKDLLSNIVVDAVLSVADMERKDVRFDLIKIEGKTGGLLEESTLIKGIVLNKELSHSQMVKEVKNAKIAILTCPFEPPKPKIKHKLNITNVDAFRDLQNIEKQYFYDMIDSLKKAGANFVICQWGFDDEANYLLLKENIPAIRWVGGVEMELIAIATGGKIIPRFEDIHESKLGKADLIREISHGTVNNPMVFIEGCSNTKAITILLRGGNQMMVEECERSVHDALCSVRNLIRDNRILPGGGASEIYAALAIENVADKCKGIEQYAIRAFGNALLSIPINLCNNMGLNSIDIISEIKTKIIQEKQKNLGIDSLNYKVDNMIDKGIFETFNSKYNQFSLATQVVKMILKIDDVIAPNDFN, encoded by the coding sequence ATGAACATCGCCATCGACGAGTACGGGCAGCCGTTTGTAATcctgaaggaggaggagaagaaaaggatcAAAGGGATAGAGGCACACAAGAGTAACATCCTGGCAGCTAAGGTCGTAGCAGATATTTTGAAAAGCTCTATCGGGCCGAGGGGCATGGATAAAATAATCGTTAGCGAGGATAACAACGTGACGGTAACAAATGACGGAGCGACGAtacttgaaaaaattgatatcCAGCATGAGTGCGCAAAGTTATTAGTCGAATTATCGAAAAGTCAGGACAACGAAATTGGAGATGGAACCACGGGAGTTGTTATTATCGCTGGGGTCCTCCTAGAAGAAGCATACACCCTGATAGATAAAGGAATCCACCCTCTACGTATCGCCGATGGGTTCGAAAATGCATGCAGCATAGCATTGAAGGCGATTGAAGAGATAGCCATAACGGTGGACATCGAAAAGAACAATAacgaaatgttaaaaaaattggctagcACTTCGTTAAGCTCTAAAATTGTGTCAAGTAAAAAGGACCTCTTATCAAACATCGTGGTGGATGCTGTCCTTTCCGTTGCAGATATGGAGCGAAAAGATGTCCGATTTGAtctaataaaaattgaaggaaaaacaggAGGTCTGTTAGAAGAGTCAACTCTAATCAAAGGTATTGTCTTGAATAAAGAACTGTCTCATTCGCAAATGGTTAAAGAAGTgaagaatgcaaaaattgcCATCTTGACATGTCCATTTGAACCACCCAaaccaaaaataaaacataaactAAATATAACCAATGTAGATGCATTTAGGgatttgcaaaatattgAGAAGCAATACTTTTATGATATGATTGATTCGTTGAAAAAGGCAGGAGCTAATTTCGTGATCTGTCAATGGGGATTTGATGATGAAGCCAATTATCTTcttttgaaggaaaatatacCAGCCATTAGATGGGTAGGAGGAGTCGAAATGGAACTCATAGCTATAGCAACAGGTGGAAAAATCATCCCTAGATTTGAAGATATACATGAATCTAAGTTAGGTAAAGCTGATTTGATTAGGGAGATTAGTCATGGTACTGTAAACAACCCTATGGTTTTTATCGAAGGATGCTCAAATACGAAAGCAATTACAATCCTGTTAAGAGGAGGCAACCAAATGATGGTTGAAGAATGTGAAAGAAGTGTACATGATGCTTTGTGTTCTGTTCGAAATTTGATTAGGGATAATCGAATTCTCCCAGGGGGAGGAGCTAGCGAAATTTATGCTGCTCTAGCTATTGAAAATGTGGCTGATAAATGTAAAGGCATAGAACAATATGCCATTCGAGCCTTTGGAAATGCTCTACTTTCTATTCCAATCAACCTCTGCAATAATATGGGACTCAACAGCATCGATATCATCTCTGAAATCAAAACGAAGATCATTCaggagaaacagaaaaatctCGGTATCGACAGCCTCAACTATAAGGTGGACAATATGATCGACAAGGGAATTTTTGAAACGTTCAACTCCAAGTACAACCAGTTCTCCCTCGCCACGCAGGTCGTCAAGATGATACTCAAGATTGACGACGTCATCGCGCCGAATGACTTCAACTAG
- a CDS encoding hypothetical protein (putative), which translates to MPSKLEESYIGTCAKEIKNDLNVDEKMQMEKKCSLFWKCDYNCVQDFENYVCPIDWVMEREEQDGYCRSPDSYTGKCIRKIKFTTMSSKEKAIYSNLCDMRWPCKKKCAHDYSVLCPKGWIEGADGYCFATSSYSGNCEKKIYLKHLDEVMKQTYEHKCQFNYPCVDSCEKNYSDVCPNLWIPVSEKECAPSENYNGRCRHNYIFKSNIMEEEKKNFEKMCHVSYPCVKDCKRDYSFNCPIGWKETLSFCLAPTSYRYSCEKMMRKNMSEREKIQVSAKCLVFWPCSNYEVLLKNLLHSNISPADYFSVVNGPVDDATGAVKRGGG; encoded by the exons atgccCTCTAAACTGGAAG AGTCGTACATAGGTACATGtgcaaaagaaataaaaaacgatcTAAATgtggatgaaaaaatgcaaatggaaaaaaagtgttccCTATTTTGGAAGTGTGATTATAATTGTGTCCAagattttgaaaattacGTTTGTCCCATCGATTGGGTTATGGAGAGGGAAGAACAGGATGGTTATTGTAGATCCCCGGATAGCTATACAGGAAAATGCatacgaaaaataaaatttactaCTATGAGCAGTAAGGAGAAGGCTATTTACTCTAACTTGTGTGATATGAGATGgccatgcaaaaaaaaatgtgctcaTGATTACTCCGTTTTGTGTCCAAAGGGGTGGATCGAAGGGGCAGATGGATATTGCTTCGCCACAAGTAGCTACTCTGGAAAttgcgagaaaaaaatttacctaaAGCACCTTGATGAAGTGATGAAACAGACATACGAACATAAGTGCCAATTCAATTATCCATGTGTTGATTCGTGCGAAAAGAATTACAGTGATGTTTGTCCCAATTTGTGGATCCCCGTGAGCGAGAAGGAATGCGCCCCCTCTGAAAATTACAACGGTAGATGTAGACATAACTACATTTTCAAAAGCAACATtatggaggaggaaaaaaaaaactttgaaaaaatgtgtcaTGTGTCCTACCCCTGTGTTAAGGATTGTAAAAGAGATTACTCCTTTAACTGCCCCATTGGGTGGAAAGAAACGTTGAGCTTTTGCTTGGCTCCCACGTCGTATCGATACAGTTGTGAAAAGATGATGCGGAAAAATATGAgcgagagggaaaaaatccaAGTTAGCGCCAAGTGCCTCGTCTTTTGGCCCTGCTCCAACTACGAAGTTCTCCTGAAGAACCTCCTGCACAGCAACATCTCGCCGGCGGACTACTTCTCCGTCGTCAATGGGCCCGTGGACGACGCCACCGGGGCGGTTAAGCGGGGAGGCGGTTAA
- a CDS encoding vesicle transport protein Sec22 (putative) — protein MCDVVLLCRVSDGMTLVETNSESKNIAHKIELKKLCKRLQSFPSLSTVTSNQFNYHFLIENGIAYIAVFPATYPKKLAFLFLNDICKQFNEELMIQYGTHSIDYRSIIETIEKPYSFIKFDRKISKIKQEYKDPRSNIAIKKLNESLNEVSSIMRKNIDDILLRGENLEDVGRKAFNLKYESEKVPQSYSSLWEFFKKVSRVLSLRYTLYQYGILIFVIFFFFLIIIFKNYF, from the exons ATGTGCGATGTGGTACTACTGTGTAGAGTTAGCGATGGCATGACTTTGGTCGAAACGAACAGCGAGTCCAAAAATATTGCACACAAAATagagttgaaaaaattatgtaagaGGCTACAGTCCTTTCCCAGTTTGTCTACCGTGACGTCCAACCAGTTCAACTACCA CTTCCTCATCGAAAATGGAATAGCCTACATTGCAGTTTTCCCCGCCACCTACCCGAAGAAATtagcctttttatttttaaacgaCATTTGCAAGCAGTTCAATGAAG AGCTGATGATCCAGTATGGAACTCACTCAATAGATTACAGGTCCATCATTGAGACCATCGAGAAGCCTTACTCCTTCATCAAATTTG acagaaaaatttcaaagaTCAAACAGGAGTACAAGGACCCTCGCTCCAACATAGCTATTAAAAAGCTTAACGAAAGCCTGAACGAAGTCAGCAGCATAATGAGGAAGAACATAGACGATATCCTTCTGCGAGGAGAGAATTTGGAAG ATGTCGGACGGAAAGCATTCAACTTGAAGTACGAGTCGGAGAAGGTACCCCAGAGTTACAGTTCCCTTTGGGAATTC TTTAAAAAGGTCTCCAGAGTGCTCAGCCTCAGATACACCCTGTACCAATACGGAATCCTCATCTTcgtgattttctttttttttttaattataatttttaagaattatttttaa